The DNA segment TTAATGCAAAATCGGAATGtaatatcttttgcctctaggaagttgaaaccccACGAGTAGAACTATCCCACCCATGATCTAGAGTTAGCCGCggttgtttttgctctgaaaaagtggagacattatctatacggggtgaccttcgaggtttactcaaaccacaagagtcttagatacctcttctcgcaaaaggaattgaacatAAGGCAGCGACGATGGATGAAATTTCTGGAGGACTATGACGGCACTATGAACCATCATCCGGGAAAAGCTAATGTGGTGGCGGATGACTTAAGCCGAAAGGCTCAAGTAGCGgggttaatgattaaggagtgggatctGTTGGAATCTGTTTGTGAGTGGAAGCCctgccttgggagtcataaggtgGTTTTTGGTAATGTTAAAATAACATCCGCACTACTGGAGCGAGTTAAAGAAGTTCAAAAGAAGGATTCGATGGTGCggaaatggggagagaaagaggaaaaaggggAATTGTCAGATTTTAATTTCAGTCCCGAGGGAGTCTTGAAATACGGAAACCGAATTATGGTGCCCAAAGATGAAACGTTAAAGAAGGAGATCTTAGAGGAAAAATCATCGATCTAAATATACGATCCAttcgggtagtagcaagatgcaCCAAGACCTAAAAGgagcctattggtgggacaacatgaagaaggaaattgctcaatacgtacaaaaatgtctcatttgccaacaagttaaagcaGAGCATAAAAAACCATCGGACTTGTTACAAtctcttgagatacccgaatggaagtgggaaaacatcacaatgaatttcgtttcaggtttgccgcgaacacAACGAGggcatgatgccgtttgggtgatcgtcgaccggttaaccaaatcggcccatttcttgccagtAAGCATGAAGTATTTCATGGACAAATTGACCCAGGTGTACGTGGATGAGATCGTAAGATTACATGgagttcctgtgagcatcgtttcGGATAGAGATCCCCGCTTTATATCTAGATTTTGGCAGAAATGTCAAGAGACTTTGGGGACTAAGCTCAATttaagcaccacctatcaccctcagacggatggacagtcggagcgaacaattcaaactctcgagaATATGTTAAGGACCTGTGTTCTGGATTTCGGAGATATTTGGGGTCAAcatatgaccttagtagagtttgcttacaataacagttaccattcgtcaattcaaatggcactCTACGAAGCGCTATACGGGAGGAAGTGCCGGTCACCGATCTATTGGGACGAAATCGGTGAGAGAAAGGTGCtagatccaaccactattccatggatggagaaTGCTCGAGAAAGagtcaagttgatacgacaaAGTCTCAAAATAGCTCAAAACCGAAAGAAGAGCTACgcggacaatcgaagaaaagatctggagttcgaagttggggACTGTGTTTTCCTTAAGGTCACACCATTACGAAGTGTcacggcgggtagaggaaaAAAACTTCAACCGAGATTCGTCAGACCTTTCAAGATTCTCCAAAGAGTTGGTAAAGTAGCGTATCGACTTAAACTACCGTCAAGTCTATCCAGAATTCACAACGTcatccacgtctcgatgcttaaAAAGTATTATCCTGATACGTCTCACATCTTACAGCAAGAGGAAGTCGAGATAGATGAATCCCTCACCTACGAAGAGAAGCCAGTACAGTTGCTCGACCGAATGGTTAAAGAGTTGAGAAACAAACGAATAcctttggtgaagattttatggagaaatcacCGAATTGAGGAGgttacctgggaggtggaagaagaaatgaaaaagaaatgcccTGAACTGTTTGAAAATCAAgatgagaaatttcgagggcgaaattcttttcaGGGGGagaaagtgtgagaacccgtaattttcttattttctaagttttattttatttaattgcacactaaTTCTATAGtttctttgttagaaaaattttctggaTAATTtctatgagtaaatatggtttttaaattattttttagtataaattagttcatgagattttcgACAGGGGTATTACCAATTATTGATTAGGAAAGAAGATAtcccgaaaactgctttcaattcaAGATATGGGCACTACGAATTCGCAGTCATGCCCTTCGGACTGACTAATGCCCCTACCGCCttcatggatctaatgcataggatttttaaaCCCCACCTGGATCGATTTGTCGTTGTCTTTATTGACGATATCTTGGTTTACTCCAAGACTTGTGAGGAGCATGAACAGCACCTAAGAATtattttacaaaccctaagtgagcatcagttgtatgccaaatttagtaagttcGAGTTTTAGCTGAAaagaatttctttcttagggcacgtaatttccCAAGAGAGTATCTcggttgacccggcgaaagcAGAGGCcatgactaattggaagaggccagaaaattcCATGGAGATTCATAGTTTTCTAGGGTTGGTTGGGTACT comes from the Coffea eugenioides isolate CCC68of unplaced genomic scaffold, Ceug_1.0 ScVebR1_886;HRSCAF=1640, whole genome shotgun sequence genome and includes:
- the LOC113759048 gene encoding uncharacterized protein LOC113759048; translated protein: MALYEALYGRKCRSPIYWDEIGERKVLDPTTIPWMENARERVKLIRQSLKIAQNRKKSYADNRRKDLEFEVGDCVFLKVTPLRSVTAGRGKKLQPRFVRPFKILQRVGKVAYRLKLPSSLSRIHNVIHVSMLKKYYPDTSHILQQEEVEIDESLTYEEKPVQLLDRMVKELRNKRIPLVKILWRNHRIEEVTWEVEEEMKKKCPELFENQDEKFRGRNSFQGEKV